The nucleotide window GGTGAAGCCCATTTGCATACAGCCTGTGGTCtggtgacaagagaagccaccacagtgagaagcccatgcactgcaactagagaaagctggcacACAGCCACAAAGACCTGTCACaaccaaaaacaagcaaataaaaatttttttaattaaaaaaaaattttttttaaagcatctagaacaatacctggcacatagcagcCAATACCTATTAGCTTACTTCCTTCATGTTACTGAAATGctgtaaaggttttttttttttttaaccagcagAGAGGAAATGCTTATTTTCCTCTATGATCTGTTTTTATTGCAAGAAAGCTTACATATAGTTTATAAATTTCTAGATTAGGAacttttttaaaggatataaacATTCATTCTAGGAAATGTGCCTGGAGGCCCAGATTGAAATCTGTTCCTCCAGCCCTTCCAATGATTTTAGAGGCTTCTGATCCCTTGTGTTATATCTCTTACTGATTCAAAGAGCTAGAGTGATTTTTGTAATCTGTAACTACACTCTGCCAGATACACAGATGGACTGTGGATTACACCATGagatatgtaaaactgaatcctGTCAGTCAAGGTACTACTTCTGCTTATTCTGCTTTTAACAACATAGATGCTAACAAAGCATTAATATTTTGGAATTTATGGAAGAGTATTCACTCATACATAATGCCAATGTAATGAACCAAAGACTGAAGATAATGCTGGTGATCCCTTCCAATAATCTTAAATTGCCATTAACTCTTTACTTGATGAGACAGGGTGGTGAACAACAATAATTCATGGTAGACAATTACCTAACATTTTGTTCCTCATGTAGTTATTTTTTGGGGGAAATGGCCTACAATTTATCAAGAAAGCTAGAACAGATTTTTGAAAGAATCAACCAGGATTGTGTGGAGTAATAATAACATAAGATTTTCATAAAGATGGGTAGACAGCACTTTGAGCTCCTACTGCAGAAATACATGTGAATTGTGGTAAAGAAGAATTTAGGACTGCTAATTAGGACAGAATCCAAAAAGTTCCTTCAATCCATCTTCCACTGTTGTTAGAAACTTTTGAAATTTAATGTGGATTACTTAATAATTCTCTGTAAATGCAATTATCAAACTGAGTTTCTTACAACTTCCTTACACATTCTGTTTACTCTGTCAACCACTTCACAAATCTTGTAGGCCCAGCTAGCAAATTTCAGGCAAGTATTAAAAGTTACTCAAtcctctgattttttaaaaagagctattTCTGAGAGgactcagagacacagagaagtcaGAAGTCATCACACTATGACTCCATCTCCTCCCACATCCATGCTAGGCAGGACTTGTCAGTACATCTCAAATTTTCTGGGTTGTGCACAGCCCAGTGCAGCTCCTTTAATCTGCCATGTCCACTTTCTCAACAGATCCAGGCACTATTTAAAGGGAACTTGCCAAGTCACAATCTCCTTTGTAGCCTGTAAGTTCCatgaaagcaagagagttctcaTCCATATTTGTATTCATAGCACACAAAACACATTGAACAAATGCAGGTTGAACAAAAATACTCAGTTCTGAACTACATCCTGTCCCAGTCTGCTATCAATTTTCACAGGCTCTGCTGTTCAGTCTCCCATTTCTCTCCTGGTTTCACCTTTGAGATTGTCCTCATACTGTTATCTTTGCCACTTGGCTACAGTTCTGACTTTCTGTGTTAGAAATATTGGTTCCAGATCCCTGAGGAACCCTTCTCCTGGTGCccaaaggttggggaccactggtctCAGTGATCTAAAGAGTACTGTGCTCTGCTGGGCTATGAGAAAACTAGAGCAAGGCCCGAGGATGTTGCTGGGCTGTGTCAGTCTGGGTTATATAAGAGAGGAGACAATTACAGCTAAAGGGCTTGGAGATAAggtgaggtggggagagagatCTAGCAGGGTGGATATGGGGTCAGGAGAGGTAGGAAGGAGAAGTGGAGAGATGCACCAAACAGGAAGCCTAGCACTAGTTTGACCTGAAGATTCAGCTGACAGTTCTAGGGCAGAAAGTTAGGAAAGGGATAGCCAGGGGCTGTCAGCTGTGCAGGAGCTTCCAGCAGTCAACTCTGGGAGgggaaaagactgagaaaaaagaaataattaaatgtagAGGTGCAAAATGTGGGAAAGAGAAAGGGGTGAAAGAGGGGAGGTAAGGATGAGAGCTATCAGTCTGgttgtgtgtgccaagtcacttcagtcgtgtctgactctttgtgaccccatggactatagcccgccaggttcttctgtgaatgggatttcccaagcaagaatactggagtgggttgccatttcctcctccagatcagTCTGGTTAGAGCTGGGCTAAACATTCTATTTTGCCCATCAGCTTGGAACTTCTGGGCATTCAGTTGCTGTGTAGGCAAAATTGAAATAAGAAGCCTGTCTCTTCTGTACTCAAATGATTTGAGTAGATTCTAATGAACTGtgtaaatcaggaaaggaaaaggtTAACTGAGATTAACCTGAAAAACAGCCTCATGTGGCAGTTTTCAAACAAGCAGGTTGACTTGGCTTGTGTGAAGGTGATGATGCCTGATCTGGAAAAGAGCAATATATGTTGTACCGTTTTAAAATCCATTCTGGCACACTGTGATGAATGTGTCAGCTGGCAGCTGAGAACTTGCTGAAATGCAAAGTCTCTCACCATTTATAATTGACACTCCCCTTCTAGGAAAGAGCCTGTCTCATCTCTGGAGCAGTGGACTTATCAATTTGCATAAAATCTGCCATTCTCAATGAACACATATTTATCATCTACCACTTACTTTCCTactgtctttaattttattttatttttaaactttacaatattgtattagttttgccaaaaataacaacaaaaaaaaaacagaattagttTGCAGTGAATCAGCACCTTTAAATTCAGCCATGCTGGGTGAATCTGTCAAGAGTGGCAGGAAGCCATTGCTGgaagggggaaggaaaggaataACATGATCCTTTTCTGTTTCCATCATCTTTTTTTGTATGTATCTAAGTGGTTAAATCACCATGTAGGTTAGATGTTAAATGTACAATAGATTACTGTGCTGTTCTGATATCTTGTTAAAGTTGAACTTGTCGGTTGTTTATTCTTTACCTaacctgttcttgcctggagaatcccagggacaggggagcctggtgggctgccgtctatggggtcgcacagagtcagacacgactgaagcgacttagcagcagcaactcttaTGAAAGATGATCAAATAACCCAACTGAGTACAAAGAAAGCTGCAAACTCCCCAGGTCTTAACACCAGTCCCTGAACAAAAAAGGAATACCCAGGATCAACAGTCTACTCTCAAATCCCACAAACACTACATATACTACCTGCTCACATTTGCCCTGTTCTTGCTGCTGTTTACCCATGAGAAAGCCAAGCCCGAATTTTCTCTTGAAGCCAAGACTTATGGAAATGCCAAATGAATCAGTTCAAAACTTTACACATTTGGTTTCATTTAACTTATTCTTCATGCTATAGGCACCACTTGATGACATTACAACTCCGTCACATCTCTCCATACATCTTATTAAACTGAAATAACATAAAGCAATAGAAAAAATGATGACCAGATGCCATCTTGTTTCAGACCAAACTATGTCAGATTTTGAATGAAACTTGACAACATCTGGTTGCTTAGATGGCATACATAGATTTATCAAAGTTATTTCAgggaacttctctggtgatccagtgcttAGGGAatatgccttgcaatgcaggggatgtgggttctacCTCTGATCcaggaactaggattccacatgcagctaagcccgcacactgcaactactgaagcccacacaccacagctaaaTAGTCTGTGTGCCGCAATGAAAGATCCCGCGTGATGCaatgaagattctgcatgccacaactaagacccaacacagctaaataaataaatatttttataaataaagttgttCCACTCCTTTAATGTCATCTAGAGAATGCACACAAATATATGATGCTACTACAAAGCTGAAAAGAGACTTTATAAAGTCCCATCATTGGCAGGGACACTGTATATGAAAGAAAAGCATAGTATAATCCATCTCATCAGGAGTTAATTTTACCAGCAGCATGTACAAAAATTTAGAATGTGTGAAGTCTTTGACCCAGCAGTCCTATTTCCAAGAATATATCCAAAGGAGATCACTAGTAAAGTACATAAAGATGGCAAGCAAGGACACTCATCACGGCTTTCTTTACAccatgaaaaatggaaaataacttttttgtCCTTTAATGACGGACCtgttaaacaaaaaaaatcaatgcaatatTATGCAGTCATCAAAAAAGATAATATATCTGTACACATATATTAACAGAAAAAATCTTCATGTCacctgcatgcgtgctaagttgcttcagtcatgtccagttctttgcgaccctatggactgtagcctgccaggctccttggtccatggcattctccaggcaagaatactagagtgggttgccatgccctcctccaggaaatctttccaacccagggatcaaaccttgaactcacgtctcctgtgtttcctgcattggcaggcaggttctttatcaccagcaccacttgggaagccctagtgCCACCTAGAAAGCGCCTTCATGTCACAATGCTAAGTAAAAAGAAAGGTACAAAAGATAAAAAAGCATTCATCCTATGACTCTATATAAAACAATTTGTATCTAGACTTTGGATGGTGAAATTTCAATTATTCAACACTTTCTTCTAtttactttttagttttattttccatataaGCCATGCATCTACTTTAAAAtcgggaaaaaaatttttaattttttttttcatattttcatcagAGGGAAAATAATCAGTATTCCGTGTTTCAGTCATACCAGAAGTCACCCAGGAAGCCAAATGTAGCTCTTACATTTCTATGCCTCCTGTTGCAAGGAAAACTGCATATAAACAGACTGTATTACAAAGGGAAACTGGATAAATGGTGCCTAGAACCCAAACCAAAACAGAGGTGAAATACTACATAAACTAAAGTGGATGCCTTTATTATACAGTGTTCAAAAGAATTAAGTCATTGTGCATGTGTACGTGGATTACTATATtttcatgactaacaaaaaaaatAACATGGATTCCAAAtagcagcaaagaatataatcatcatTGGTTTTTCTTACATAAGTTACCACTCTATAAATTTCCATGTTAATGTGGAAAAATCTGACCTGAACAGATGGATCTCACGCTGTTTTCTAAAACATGAACAGATTTCTGATCTTCTGGACCAGGAAATGAAGTCAGCACTACAACAGCAGACACCATCATCCAGCTCCTAGCGTTTTAATTTAAGGAACTGCTAATAAAAGCAATATTCCCTCTTTAGAAATAACAGCACAGTGATATGTTTGTCTTAATGGAATGTGCTCTTGATACAGAAACAAAACATAGTGGAGACCTGTTGCAGTGGAGGTGCTGGCTGACTGATCACCAAACTGCACTAGTTTTGGAGAATCCCCTCACTGTGGTTCTTGGCAGGTACCGCCATTCGGCTGCCTCCATCCTTCATTCTCCAAGTTTTCCTTGGAAGGCACAGTCCTGAAAGCTGCCACTCTGCCTGCTTAAATCTTCATCTCATTAGCCGAAGGGCCCCTTTTCCTTGAGTATATCTTCACAGCAGCAGCTTCACAATAGACACTCTTGGGTTGGAGAACTCGCAGTCAAGCAATTAAGCAACTTTGCACATGTTTTCCTGCTTcaccactttctagctgtgtaaCTTAAGGCTGTGAAGAGGCTGGTAGAGGCAGCAAGACTGAGCATGAGGAAGAATTGTGGCCAAGGGGTTTCCCATGAGGTCAGGATATTGGTTATATAAAGAGAGAACAAACAAATATTATAGTTAAATATATTGAAGATAATGGGAACCAAATTTCTCACCCTCGGAGAAGGaagatataaatagaaaaaaggtGAAGACTAGAATTAACACTGTGGTATTAGAGTGCAGTTTAATATATTAaactaattttaatataaataggtTAATAAATAtagatgtgtatatgtacacatgagTTCCCCAGTTCTGTCAGCTAAGATGGccattgttcttgttgttgttgtttagccaataaatcatgtccagctctgtgaccccatggactgtagcccaccaggctcctctgtccatggaatttcccaggcaagaattctggagtgggtagccattcccttcttcatgggacctttctccttcattggcaggtgggattctttactgctgaaccaccagggaaacccaggatgGCCCTAAAGTAGCCTAAAGTAATGAGACTCTAGGAACAATGACCACACCTAGCACCCAGAGCTTGCATTCTCTGCTAAAAGAAAGCAGggctctttggaaaaatatcttttgaaatgACTGAAATGGCAGGGACAGGAAAAGTACAAGATGAATCTGAAACATCTTACACTAGAAAGTACTCAGATAATAATAGAGATTTCAAAGCAACACAAGAAACAACTTGAATGGGGTTCAAATGACCAAATCTGTAACAATTTCAGCATCAAAGTCAATAATGAGAGTAATCCACTGAACACAGTAGAAATCCACAAGCCAAAttgatgtaaataaatgaatacataaataaagagaaaactccCTTACAATAGAATACAAACtggtaaaagtaaaataaatggggAATTCCCCGGTGGTCATGTGGTTAGGACTCCGCCTGGGATTCAGTCTCTGGTCTTGAGGAGTTAAGACCCCACAAGCCGCATGGCAaggccaaagaaaacaaaaaaggtaaaatgaatATTGGAAAAATTGCCATTTGGCAATCATCATAGTAATTACTTAAGCAAGAATCATCATAAGTGACTGAAAGTTTGTTGAAGAATAGGATGACATAGTCTCAAAGCATCTCCCCACAAAATgcttattaattacaaagggagGGCGTCCttcatggttcagtggtaaagaatccgcctgccaatataggagacaacgatttgatccctggtctgggaggatcccacatgctgcagagcaactaagcctgtgtgccacaactcctgagcctgtgctctggaaccgaggagccacagctacttagcccatgcgccacagccactgaagcctgtgcacccttgAGTCCATAGGTGCCATTGCAATGACAAGCCTAAGCACCACAAATGAAGAGTAACGCCcgctctccacagctagagaaaagtccttgcagcaatgaagacccagcataaccaaaaataaataaataaaattatctcttaaaaactacaaaaggaaaaataacaacttGACAGTGGAGAAGTTTTCACCTTTACCAAGTCATCAAAGTTCACATCAGCAGCAAAAAGACCAATCACTGGGGAAGGGGCGGCAGACACCACATTGGGCAGCAAAGGTACCAGAAGAAGCCCCTGAAGCAGTCCAAGGAGCAAGACAAAAAGATGGACCAGGAAGATAAGGCATTCAAGCAGAAAAAGGAGGAGCAGAAGAAACTCAAGGAGCCAAAAGTGAAGGCCACGGGGAAAGGCCCCATGGACACAAATGGAATTAAGAAATCTGGCAAAAAGGAAGCTGTTCCTTGTGCCTGAGGCAATGATGCTCCTTAATTCCATTCATGTTTAAACATCTGGATTTCCTGCTGTAACATCTGTTGCCATCTACAGCTAGAATGAGGTGTTGTCTTAGAACCTAGTACATTTCAGAACAAATGTTTGTATAAATTAATAAGTAATCATAGAGTAGctcctctttagttcttcttagccaTTTCTACTTTAGCTATGAGATCTGCATAAATCCAACCCAGAATCCTGCCGAAGTGTGTTGTTAAGTCTTTGTTCTATACTGAATTCTGTACTACTTGGAACTAAATGAATTCAtttgaaatggcaaaaaaaaaaaaaaggacaaatcaaTATTGTGTCTCTTAATAAGATCCACTGAAAACACACAATATCACGTCTATCATTTTCCTGCCAAAAATGTATAACTATGCCAAAAATGCATAACTTGCCTCAGACAAACCTAAATAAACCTAAATGAGGAACATTCTACCAAATGAATGTCTGAACTTCCCAAAATGTCGAAGTCACTAACaacaaggaagaaatgaagaactatcACAAAGTAAAGATTAAAAGGACATAACTAGATGCAATTACAACCCTGGATTTGATTctagacaagaaataaaaaatatttttccaaaaaggaaattacTGGGACAAATACTGAATGAGATCTGTGGATTCAATGCAGAATTATGTGTTAAGTTACTCATTTTGGTGATAATTCTGTGGTTATGCAGGAGAGTGTCTTGTCTTTAAGGAAGACACTTAAGTAGGGGTAATTAGGCATCACATTTGCAACTTATTTTCAAttggttcaggaaaaaaaaagtgaatgaatgacaaagaaaacactgaaaaatgttTATCATTGGAGAACTTAGGGTGACGTATACATGAGAATTAGCTTTCACCCCAATAGTTCGTTGGACTAGGCATGAAACTTTactataaatttgaaattatttctaaataaaatatgaaaaaatatattgggGATAACATTAGAGTTTTTGGAAGAAGTACATGAGTTAATACATATGAGGTACTTAAAACATAGCTAGGTATACAGTacctgtaaagaaggctgagcactgaagaattgatgctttcgaactgtggtgctggagaagcctcttgagagtcccatggacagcaaggaaattaaatcagttaatcctaaaggaaatcaaccctgaatattcattggagagactgatgctgaagccgaagttccaatattttggccacctgatgcgaagagccagctcttttgaaaagaccctgatgctgggaaaggttgagggcaagagaagtgaGCAACAGAGGAGATttttggatgacatcattgactcaatggacatgagtttgagcaaactccaggagataaagaaggacaaggatgcctgctgtgctgcagttcatgggttgcaaagagtcagacacaattcagcaactaaaacagcaacaacaaggtaCGCGGCAAATGGTAAATAAACGTTAGTGGTAATTGTGGTAGCGGTAGTGGTAATGAACGCCTGAACTGTACGCCACAACTCATCTGAAGCAGAACAAGCTGATTCTGGCTcacttatttgttttctcttttcagatttaattttgagattgaaagaacatttatttgtatttgagaTGCTAACACCATCActaaactttttattgaaatttaagcACACAGTGTACACGTAGGACAATATTTTATAAACCGTTGTCCTCAAGTTAAAAAAGATgttagcaaaatattttaaataatcaggATCAAGCTTTTGAAAAGTCATTTTCATCTTTCATTAATTTAGGCAATATGGTGATAATGAGGTTATATGATCTGTACATAAATACATTATATGTCTTTAtccatatacaatatatacattaaGATGTATATATTTACTATAAGGCAGTCATATACAACATTATAATAATACACATAGAATTAACGACCATGAGAGTTGAAAAAGCCTTTGGGGGTCATTTACTCCAATTCCTTTAATAGCAACTATAACCTCTGTAGCATCTGCAACAAATAGTTCAGTTTCTGTTTGAACCTACTTATTCCTTTTGAAGGCAGCCACCTGGGAATCATTCTGGTTGttacaaaattgttttttaacattCAGTCAAAATCTCCCTATCTATAATTTCCAGAGTTTGTTCCTACATATTAGCTCTGGGGTCACTAATTATTTCTCTTCCACAGGAAATCTCAGTATCAGGAACTTTtctaccctccccatcccaggtcTCCCATCATGAGTTTTCTCGTCTCCAGACTGAAAAtctcctcttttttaaattactcCACATATAATCATGGTTTTCATCTCACCATATTAACCACTCCAGTTTCTATGATCTCGCCTATTCAGGAGAGATTCTACTTCTATGAGGGGAGCCTGAGATCACACCAGCTATTCTGGCATCCTCACACATTTATGGTTTTTCCTTCAGTCAATATTTACTAAATGCCTATGGTGTGGAAGGCACTGTGCTAAGATACTGCGagagataaaattaagaaaacatatgCTTTCTCTTAAAGAACTTACACATTCATGTGGGAGAAAAGAAATATGCTAATAGTACCAAAAATAGACACAAGTGCTGTGTatgttaaaagaaggaaattatacaattaaatatgtatttgctGTAACACTAAGTActagagaacaaagaaaaagtgATGACAGTTTCAGACTAGACCTGTTTTGGTTTGGGATAGCATTAGAATTGGTAAAAAGCAGTAAGCATGGGATTTAAGCAACATTAAGAGAGGCATTTCCAGATTGGGAGAATTACACATCGATTCAGAAGACacaaaaagtttttatttctattcttttgacCTGTGACAATGTGATCAATAAACACTTGTCCAGATTGATTTACATGCAACTTTATAGAGAGACAAATAAATTGACTACTATGCACCTAGTgctttacattattattttactaaatCCCTCAACAACCCCAACAAGGTAGGCACTAATATTAgtctctctttaaaaacaaatcaagtgAAGATCAACAAGcttcagtgacttgcccaaggttacagagCTGCTTATGGCAGCCAGCCTTCAAATTCAGACTGTCATCTTCCAGTCCGACTTGAAGTCATCAACTACTTACTGCCCAATGAAGCAATATCCAGCAAACTCCCACCCACATTCCCACAACCTTCCTGGAGAACTACTTGGGAGAAATCTCTCACTGAACAACCTGTTCCTCCTCTGGGTTCAAGAACACTTTCTACAGAACTCTGTTACAATCCTTGGCATAAGATATCACTCACTGTGAATTGTTTAAGTAACACTCACTCCTGATAAAGTGTTACTGCTCTAAGAACAGAGATTATGTCCTTATCTTATTCATGGTATCCCCATACCTTAAGGCATTGCCAAACTCAACAAATGCTGGGAGCATGCTTTGAATAAAGTCACCCGTTTAACCAGAGACGTCTAATTCTGGATCTCATTTGTTGTGTAGAGCTTTGGTTGCCACAATTCTGCAATCTAACACTATTTTCTATCTCAGCTCTAAATTAAGGGAATCATCCAAGAAGTAATTGTGAGTATCTGGCTTCAGTCCATCCCACCCTCAGCAGCCTCATTCATCTTTGGGATCCTCACTcccatttattactttttaaattttatttatttttggctccactgggtcttggttgcagtgtgtgggctttctgcaattgtggcaagcaggggctcctatctagttgtggtgcgctgcttctcattgtggtggcttctcttgttgcacagcaacACCAGCACAAGGACTCAATAGTTTTGGCGCATGGgattagttgccccgaggcaagTGGGACCttcatggaccagggatggatcctgtgttccctgcattgccaggtgaattctgaaccactggaccaccgggcaAGTCCTTCACCCCCATTTAGAACAATGGCTCAGCCAGAGTTACACACAGCCCAGAggcaaaataaatgagaaattagaTTACCTAATAGTTTTACTTTCCTTCaggtttttaaagtaaaagtcaTGGTTCAATAAAGTTGCTGATACTCCAGGGCCTTAAatacaaggaaagagaaaagtgatttTGAGAAGTCAGGAAATGACTAAATGAACCTAAGTAATGATGACACACATGTGGattgaattaatataaaattcaatACATGaaatggtgttcagttcagttcagttcagtcgctcagtcgtgtccgactctttgcgaccccatgaactgcagcacaccaggcctccctgtccatcaccaactccccgagttcactcaaactcacatccatcgagtcggtaatgccatccagccatctcatcctctgtcgtccccttctcctcctgccccctatccctcccagcttcagggtcttttccaatgagtcaactcttcgcacaaggtggccaacgtattggagtttcagcttcagcatcagtccttccaatgaacacccaggactgatctcctctaggatggactggttggatctcc belongs to Bubalus bubalis isolate 160015118507 breed Murrah chromosome 1, NDDB_SH_1, whole genome shotgun sequence and includes:
- the LOC112580517 gene encoding translation machinery-associated protein 7-like produces the protein MLLGCVSLGYIREETITAKGLGDKWRSFHLYQVIKVHISSKKTNHWGRGGRHHIGQQRYQKKPLKQSKEQDKKMDQEDKAFKQKKEEQKKLKEPKVKATGKGPMDTNGIKKSGKKEAVPCA